One genomic segment of Gemmatimonas aurantiaca includes these proteins:
- a CDS encoding alanine racemase, whose product MATYLEQLETPVPVVDLDRLAHNLDRMAAYVTLHGLKLRPHVKTHKSPRIAAEQLRLGAVGLSCATLREAEVMAEVCDDLLIAYPPVGAARLERLARLPRDVRVSVAADDIQSLDALSVAARLGQRTFDVRVEVDLGMHRVGVTTPEKAVAIARHIDRTSGLEFAGLQFYPGHIRSPVGEQDALLRKVGADLGVFIDALTEAGLPPAVVSGGSTPAAWRMHEIPGVTEVRPGTYVYNDRTTASIGACDWDDCALTVLATVVSVAVKGQAVIDAGTKTLGREPLRADGDGFAMVQDHPEVFVTRMSEEHGILDLSNTSWRPRLGDQVRLIPNHVCIVVHLFDEIIGVRGHAVETRWPVAARGRESNQDFDIAPSKPRAV is encoded by the coding sequence GTGGCAACGTATCTCGAACAGCTCGAGACCCCGGTTCCGGTCGTCGATCTCGACCGGCTTGCACACAATCTGGACCGGATGGCCGCCTACGTCACCCTGCACGGACTGAAACTCCGTCCGCATGTGAAGACGCACAAATCGCCGCGCATTGCCGCGGAACAGCTGCGACTGGGTGCCGTGGGTCTCTCCTGCGCCACGCTGCGCGAAGCCGAAGTCATGGCGGAGGTATGTGACGATCTGCTCATCGCCTACCCGCCCGTGGGCGCCGCGCGCCTCGAACGGCTGGCCCGTCTGCCCCGGGACGTGCGCGTATCGGTGGCCGCCGACGACATCCAGTCGCTCGATGCCCTCTCCGTGGCGGCGCGGCTCGGGCAACGCACGTTCGACGTGCGCGTGGAAGTGGACCTCGGCATGCACCGCGTGGGCGTCACCACACCCGAGAAGGCGGTCGCCATCGCGCGGCATATCGATCGGACATCGGGGCTCGAATTTGCCGGCCTGCAGTTCTACCCCGGCCATATCCGCTCTCCCGTGGGTGAACAGGATGCGCTGCTGCGCAAAGTCGGCGCCGATCTCGGTGTTTTCATCGACGCCCTCACCGAAGCGGGACTGCCGCCGGCCGTCGTGAGTGGTGGCTCCACGCCGGCGGCGTGGCGCATGCACGAGATTCCCGGCGTGACCGAAGTGCGTCCCGGAACCTACGTCTACAACGACCGCACCACCGCCAGCATCGGCGCCTGCGACTGGGACGACTGTGCGCTCACGGTGCTCGCCACGGTGGTCAGTGTCGCGGTGAAGGGGCAGGCCGTGATCGATGCCGGCACCAAGACGCTGGGGCGCGAACCGCTGCGCGCCGACGGCGACGGATTCGCGATGGTGCAGGATCACCCCGAGGTGTTCGTGACGCGGATGTCGGAAGAACACGGCATCCTCGATCTCTCGAACACCTCCTGGCGTCCGCGACTCGGCGATCAGGTGCGTCTGATCCCCAACCACGTCTGCATCGTGGTGCATCTGTTCGACGAGATCATCGGTGTGCGCGGCCATGCCGTGGAAACACGCTGGCCCGTGGCCGCGCGCGGACGGGAGTCCAATCAGGACTTCGACATCGCCCCGAGCAAACCGCGAGCGGTGTGA
- a CDS encoding hemolysin family protein, which yields MIADPALPADAELTLGTATVRLLLVLFLVLLNAFFVAAEFALVAVRRSRIDQMAADGDRSAAVVQRALHQLDRYISGTQLGITLASLALGWIGEPAVAVLVDKVLHLVGIAPRPGAAHTGAGIAVAFMVITFLHIVLGELAPKSIALAKPEGVSRLIVRPLMIFSQAMSPFIGFLNGTANRMLGAFGIQPVSEGGQVHSPEELRLLVMQARAHGTLDESDSAMLAGVFDFHNKRAVDVMRPRTEMVAIAENVDRNELAEIMRRERYSRYPVYRDTLDDIVGVFLAKDFWLTEHPETFELHQVLREPLFVPATRAAERVLDDLRRTRAHLAVVLDEFGGTAGIVTMEDLVEEVVGDIADEYDPLSRDALLFDGVLELAGSLSLVDVRSDHKLPIPEGDWSTLGGYAFATLGRLPHVGDRVAYPGGELEVVAMDGRRVAALRVHKRVEPTEGTS from the coding sequence ATGATTGCCGACCCCGCGTTACCCGCCGACGCCGAACTCACCCTCGGAACGGCGACCGTGCGTCTCCTGCTGGTGCTGTTCCTGGTCCTGCTGAATGCGTTCTTCGTGGCCGCCGAGTTTGCCCTGGTGGCGGTGCGCCGAAGCCGCATCGACCAGATGGCCGCCGATGGCGACCGGAGCGCCGCCGTCGTCCAGCGGGCCCTCCATCAACTCGACCGGTACATCTCGGGCACGCAGCTCGGGATCACGCTGGCCTCCCTCGCGCTGGGCTGGATCGGCGAGCCGGCGGTGGCGGTCCTGGTCGACAAAGTCCTGCACCTGGTGGGGATCGCCCCCCGCCCGGGCGCGGCGCACACCGGGGCGGGCATCGCGGTGGCCTTCATGGTCATCACGTTCCTGCACATCGTGCTGGGAGAGCTGGCGCCCAAGTCCATCGCGCTCGCCAAGCCGGAAGGGGTGAGCCGCCTGATCGTGCGCCCGCTCATGATCTTCTCACAGGCCATGTCGCCGTTCATCGGGTTCCTGAACGGCACCGCCAACCGCATGCTGGGAGCGTTCGGCATCCAGCCGGTGTCGGAGGGCGGTCAGGTGCACAGCCCGGAAGAACTCCGCCTGCTCGTGATGCAGGCGCGCGCGCACGGGACACTCGACGAGTCCGACTCCGCCATGCTGGCCGGCGTGTTCGACTTTCACAACAAGCGCGCCGTCGATGTGATGCGTCCGCGCACCGAGATGGTGGCCATCGCCGAGAACGTGGACCGGAACGAACTCGCGGAGATCATGCGCCGCGAGCGGTACTCGCGGTATCCGGTGTACCGCGACACGCTCGACGATATCGTGGGTGTGTTTCTGGCCAAGGACTTCTGGCTCACGGAGCATCCGGAAACGTTCGAACTGCATCAGGTGTTGCGCGAACCGCTGTTCGTACCCGCCACCCGGGCAGCCGAACGTGTGCTCGACGATCTGCGTCGCACGCGGGCCCATCTGGCCGTGGTGCTCGACGAATTCGGCGGCACGGCGGGCATCGTGACCATGGAGGATCTCGTCGAAGAAGTGGTGGGTGACATTGCCGACGAATACGACCCGCTCTCCCGCGACGCGCTGCTCTTCGACGGTGTGCTGGAACTCGCCGGTTCGTTGTCGCTGGTGGACGTGCGCTCCGATCACAAGCTGCCCATTCCCGAAGGCGACTGGAGCACGCTGGGCGGTTATGCGTTCGCGACGCTGGGCCGCCTGCCGCACGTCGGCGACCGGGTCGCCTATCCCGGTGGTGAACTCGAGGTCGTGGCCATGGACGGACGTCGTGTGGCCGCGCTGCGTGTGCACAAGCGCGTCGAACCCACCGAAGGCACATCGTGA
- a CDS encoding prepilin-type N-terminal cleavage/methylation domain-containing protein, whose product MNRTRKGFTLIELLIVVVIIGILAAIAIPKFAETKEKAYITAMKSDLKNMVSGAEAFYSDNNTYAGFPTPTGSSGVTLTFTPAGATGWSAHAIHGATAVTCDIGVGTGPIPTGAAEGEPKCQ is encoded by the coding sequence ATGAACCGCACGCGCAAGGGCTTTACGCTCATCGAACTCCTGATCGTCGTCGTCATCATCGGCATCCTGGCCGCGATCGCGATCCCGAAGTTCGCCGAGACGAAGGAGAAGGCCTACATCACCGCCATGAAGTCGGACCTCAAGAACATGGTGTCGGGTGCTGAAGCGTTCTACTCGGATAACAATACGTATGCAGGCTTCCCGACGCCCACGGGTTCCTCGGGCGTGACGCTCACGTTCACCCCGGCTGGTGCCACCGGCTGGAGCGCCCATGCGATCCACGGCGCGACTGCGGTGACCTGCGACATCGGCGTCGGTACCGGCCCCATTCCGACCGGTGCCGCGGAAGGCGAGCCGAAGTGCCAGTAA
- a CDS encoding type II secretion system protein, with amino-acid sequence MRRMHMLNATMRRRTGFTLIELLAVVAIIALLATLAVAKFGDSKRRAYLAAMKSDLHGVATIAETRYTLDNSYEYMTTPTGSAGITLTFVGTINTWTATAHHAKLPGVTCTMTYAPNLPSAIDCQ; translated from the coding sequence ATGCGCAGAATGCATATGCTGAATGCCACGATGCGACGCCGCACGGGGTTTACCCTGATCGAGTTGCTGGCCGTGGTGGCCATCATCGCCCTGCTGGCCACGCTGGCGGTGGCGAAGTTCGGAGACTCGAAGCGACGCGCCTATCTGGCGGCGATGAAGTCGGATCTACACGGCGTGGCGACCATAGCGGAAACACGATACACGCTGGACAACAGCTACGAATACATGACTACGCCCACCGGATCAGCGGGCATCACCCTGACATTCGTCGGCACTATCAATACGTGGACGGCGACGGCGCATCATGCGAAGCTCCCTGGGGTGACGTGCACAATGACGTACGCGCCCAACCTGCCATCGGCGATCGACTGCCAGTAG
- a CDS encoding Rid family hydrolase produces the protein MLPDVPPPAGAYSPGVRTANGTSLLFVSGQTPRDPATGQIVGTTFEEQTRLTLANLERVVRTGGATLADIVSVTVYLADENDWGTFDQIYRTVFSAPFPTRAVVGASLRGILVEISAIAVVR, from the coding sequence ATGCTTCCCGATGTCCCACCGCCTGCGGGAGCCTACTCGCCGGGCGTGCGCACCGCAAATGGGACGTCGTTGCTGTTCGTGTCCGGACAGACGCCGCGCGACCCGGCCACGGGCCAGATCGTGGGCACGACCTTCGAAGAGCAGACGCGTCTCACGCTGGCCAATCTCGAACGGGTGGTGCGGACGGGTGGCGCCACGCTGGCCGATATCGTGAGTGTCACCGTGTATCTCGCCGACGAAAACGACTGGGGCACGTTCGATCAGATCTACCGCACGGTGTTCTCGGCGCCGTTTCCCACGCGCGCCGTGGTGGGCGCCTCGTTGCGTGGCATCCTGGTCGAGATCTCGGCCATCGCGGTGGTGCGCTGA
- a CDS encoding sigma-54 dependent transcriptional regulator: MTYALSEDAPRVLVVDDETSILDSLRILLKTEGFAPFTAQGGRQGLERLPELRPDIVLTDVRMPDVSGVQVLSSSRQVDPDVPVILMTAQATLQSAVQAVNEGAFYYIQKPFRNDELIAILRRAAEHRRLRVENHVLKQEIRRRDRHTAQRPIGRSKSWLDVLRLAETVAPTDSTVLITGESGTGKEVIARYIHELSARTDHSFMSINCGALPESLLESELFGHVKGSFTGAVKDKTGLFAAANQGTFFLDEIGETTPSIQVKLLRVLQQREVIPVGATEPLTVDTRVLAATNRDLEEEIKRGSFRADLFYRLNVIAVHLPPLRGRTEDIPLLAEGFLARSGALRGEAPKTLSEGALDALMAYAWPGNVRELENALERAVILSTGSVITPDALPERVTARRAEPLVSERAPVTPTLEAIERAYIQWVLQNEGGNKTRAADMLGIDPSTLYRKLARYGEA; encoded by the coding sequence GTGACCTACGCGCTTTCGGAAGACGCCCCCCGCGTGCTCGTCGTCGATGACGAGACCAGCATTCTCGATTCCCTGCGCATCCTGCTCAAGACAGAGGGGTTTGCCCCGTTCACCGCGCAGGGCGGCAGGCAGGGACTCGAACGGTTGCCCGAGTTGCGTCCCGACATCGTGCTCACCGACGTGCGCATGCCCGACGTGAGCGGAGTGCAGGTGTTGAGTTCCTCGCGACAGGTCGATCCCGATGTACCGGTCATTCTCATGACCGCACAGGCCACGCTGCAGTCTGCCGTGCAGGCGGTGAACGAGGGCGCGTTCTACTACATCCAGAAGCCGTTCCGCAACGACGAATTGATCGCGATTCTCCGGCGGGCGGCGGAACACCGTCGTCTGCGGGTGGAGAACCACGTACTCAAGCAGGAGATCCGTCGTCGCGATCGTCACACGGCGCAACGGCCCATCGGTCGCAGCAAGAGCTGGCTCGATGTGCTGCGGCTGGCGGAAACCGTGGCGCCCACGGACTCCACGGTGCTCATCACCGGTGAGTCGGGCACCGGCAAGGAAGTCATTGCCCGCTACATCCACGAGTTGAGCGCGCGCACCGATCACAGCTTCATGTCGATCAACTGCGGCGCGCTGCCGGAGTCGTTGCTGGAGAGCGAACTGTTCGGTCACGTGAAGGGGTCCTTCACGGGCGCGGTGAAGGACAAGACGGGTCTGTTTGCCGCAGCGAATCAGGGCACTTTCTTTCTGGACGAAATCGGCGAGACCACGCCGTCCATCCAGGTGAAGCTGTTGCGCGTGCTGCAGCAGCGTGAAGTCATTCCGGTGGGTGCCACCGAGCCGCTCACGGTGGACACGCGCGTGCTGGCGGCCACCAATCGCGATCTGGAAGAGGAGATCAAGCGCGGCAGTTTCCGGGCGGACCTCTTCTATCGTCTGAATGTCATCGCGGTACATCTGCCGCCGTTGCGCGGGCGAACGGAAGACATTCCGCTGCTGGCCGAGGGGTTCCTCGCCCGGTCGGGCGCGCTGCGCGGCGAGGCGCCGAAGACGCTGAGTGAAGGCGCCCTCGATGCGCTCATGGCCTATGCCTGGCCGGGGAATGTGCGTGAACTCGAGAATGCGCTCGAACGCGCGGTGATTCTCTCCACCGGGAGTGTGATCACGCCGGACGCCCTGCCCGAACGGGTCACCGCGCGCCGGGCCGAGCCGCTGGTGAGTGAACGCGCGCCGGTCACGCCCACGCTGGAGGCCATCGAGCGGGCCTACATCCAGTGGGTGCTGCAGAACGAGGGTGGCAACAAGACCCGCGCCGCCGACATGCTCGGCATCGATCCGTCCACCTTGTACCGCAAACTCGCCCGCTACGGAGAGGCCTGA
- a CDS encoding HDOD domain-containing protein, which produces MLISMMALRDRRARVVGYGVSGCPDDVRHSDGPDEEARRIVERVPMLARLAGRSVIVPVTPALVRDGAITRFASVDAVWLVATEALDDPPTRRAVDRLIGTGFQFALLGYPEGEPLPPSLTGSTIVLDAARTPAAVLEGRIHVLNDAGLRPLVRGVDDRVTRQRVLSAGAPLYCGRQLTRGAAVAPDRTTEDSIIRAITMLAAFADGRPPDATFDAFVRDDPHVAASLLKAMSSASLGVRGPRSVSHALTMLGRDAIMERMVAVIARLIGDAAQDHELAFLTLRRARLCERVGTALDTAPHPRARVIAGLLSTLEFALGAPGPVIAQRLSLPPALKDVLVDRAQPLGQLLDVVDAMDYGWWDDMLYRSQRLGIRPRVIAEAWLDAWRVARDELGVARAEGF; this is translated from the coding sequence GTGCTGATCTCGATGATGGCGTTGCGCGACCGCCGCGCCCGCGTGGTCGGGTACGGCGTGTCGGGATGTCCGGACGACGTGCGCCACAGCGATGGCCCCGACGAGGAAGCACGGCGCATCGTCGAACGAGTGCCGATGCTGGCGCGTCTGGCCGGACGCAGCGTGATCGTTCCGGTCACGCCGGCACTGGTGCGCGACGGCGCGATCACGCGATTTGCGTCCGTCGACGCCGTGTGGCTCGTGGCCACCGAAGCGCTCGACGATCCGCCCACGCGCCGTGCCGTGGACCGTCTGATCGGGACGGGATTCCAGTTCGCGCTCCTGGGGTATCCCGAAGGTGAGCCGCTCCCCCCCTCGCTCACCGGCAGCACCATCGTACTCGATGCGGCGCGGACACCGGCAGCCGTTCTCGAAGGACGGATCCACGTGCTCAACGACGCGGGGCTGCGTCCGCTCGTGCGTGGTGTGGACGATCGGGTGACCCGTCAGCGTGTGCTGTCGGCTGGTGCACCGCTCTACTGTGGTCGACAGCTCACGCGGGGCGCGGCGGTGGCCCCCGATCGCACCACGGAAGACAGCATCATCCGCGCGATCACGATGCTCGCGGCCTTTGCCGACGGTCGTCCACCCGACGCCACGTTCGACGCATTCGTACGCGACGATCCGCATGTCGCGGCGTCGTTGCTCAAGGCCATGTCTTCTGCGTCGCTGGGAGTGCGGGGCCCACGATCGGTGTCGCACGCGCTCACGATGCTCGGACGCGATGCGATCATGGAGCGCATGGTCGCCGTCATCGCGCGTCTCATCGGCGACGCGGCGCAGGATCACGAGCTTGCATTCCTGACTCTGCGACGGGCGCGTCTCTGCGAGCGTGTGGGCACCGCGCTCGACACGGCGCCACATCCACGGGCGCGCGTCATCGCGGGCTTGTTGTCGACACTCGAATTTGCCCTGGGCGCGCCGGGTCCGGTCATCGCCCAGCGGCTGTCGCTGCCGCCTGCGCTCAAGGACGTACTGGTCGATCGTGCGCAGCCCCTGGGGCAGTTGCTGGATGTGGTCGATGCGATGGACTACGGCTGGTGGGACGACATGCTGTACCGATCGCAGCGGCTGGGCATCAGACCGCGGGTGATTGCCGAGGCCTGGCTGGACGCCTGGCGCGTGGCCCGGGATGAACTGGGTGTCGCGCGTGCCGAGGGATTCTGA
- a CDS encoding S4 domain-containing protein yields the protein MSRGKSQPQPNDDDNDGLPPGRVRLDKWLWAARFFKTRALAAEAVDGGKVDVNGERAKRAKPVQVNDEVRLRQGPVEWCLIVRDVAERRGSAEIARQLYEETEEGRIRRERVAEQLRSMPTAFAYGDGKPGKRDRRALRRLKGED from the coding sequence ATGAGTCGCGGTAAGAGTCAACCACAGCCGAACGACGACGACAACGACGGCCTGCCACCGGGACGTGTGCGTCTCGACAAATGGCTCTGGGCGGCGCGGTTCTTCAAAACGCGCGCCCTCGCCGCCGAGGCCGTCGATGGCGGCAAAGTCGACGTGAACGGTGAGCGTGCCAAGCGCGCCAAGCCGGTGCAGGTGAACGATGAAGTGCGACTGCGTCAGGGCCCCGTCGAATGGTGCCTCATCGTGCGTGACGTGGCCGAACGTCGCGGATCCGCCGAGATTGCCCGCCAGTTGTACGAAGAAACCGAGGAGGGTCGCATCCGGCGGGAACGGGTGGCCGAACAACTGCGTTCCATGCCCACGGCCTTCGCCTACGGAGACGGAAAGCCCGGCAAACGGGACCGCCGCGCGCTGCGTCGACTCAAGGGTGAGGATTGA
- a CDS encoding CHAD domain-containing protein, with protein MMDMSSPDRSLPAADVRRLLPGALTRPAQEGARLLALHWLHQLIDAREAWQTLPQTVTGDESDPAHHEATRRATAADVLHKARVALRRLRATLREHDSVLDGAIDRRLARALRALGQATNEVRDSDVQRAWLEAEHDHLPDDARAEAQRLRERLERRSQRASTDVESAFRRHFDPIVERLLGRLSTYRLLKRVGGGSPPTPYARHLASRLARSEGRLRRDLERLRDAGAEVEMHRLRIRLKRQRALLAPFARTHAALGAWFDRATRGQDLLGAIRDAQLLAHRAHKAELPALERALHDTMLAHHAAFVSDWVDRPSDVAESLAAAITELRTMTSPKATGGLPLEIERKFLLRECPPVVRALRPTQIDQGWLPGKALKERLRRRVEPDGTVSCWRTIKLGPVEARIEVEEATAPDLFASLWPLTRQARVRKERYTIAEGVHHWEIDVFRDRQLVLAEIELQSMDEAFDVPGWLAPYIVRDVTGETAYFNSELARPEA; from the coding sequence ATGATGGACATGTCTTCCCCCGATCGTTCTCTGCCGGCCGCCGACGTGCGTCGGCTGCTGCCCGGTGCGCTGACCCGGCCGGCCCAGGAAGGGGCGCGCCTGCTGGCCCTGCATTGGTTGCATCAGCTCATCGATGCCCGGGAGGCATGGCAGACGCTGCCGCAGACCGTGACCGGTGACGAAAGCGATCCGGCCCATCACGAGGCGACGCGCAGGGCCACCGCGGCGGATGTCCTGCACAAGGCCCGGGTGGCGCTCCGCCGGCTGCGGGCCACCCTGCGTGAACACGACAGTGTGCTCGACGGCGCCATCGATCGGCGGCTGGCACGCGCGCTACGGGCCCTGGGTCAGGCCACGAACGAGGTGCGGGATTCGGATGTGCAGCGCGCCTGGCTGGAAGCCGAACACGATCATCTCCCGGATGACGCCCGTGCCGAAGCCCAGCGACTGCGCGAACGACTCGAACGTCGCTCGCAGCGCGCCAGCACCGATGTCGAATCGGCATTCCGCCGTCATTTCGATCCCATCGTGGAACGTCTGCTCGGCCGGCTCAGCACCTATCGCCTCCTGAAGCGTGTGGGCGGCGGCAGCCCCCCCACGCCCTACGCGCGGCACCTGGCATCCCGACTGGCACGCAGCGAGGGCCGTCTGCGCAGGGACCTGGAACGGCTGCGCGACGCAGGGGCCGAAGTGGAGATGCATCGCCTGCGCATTCGCCTCAAGCGTCAGCGCGCGTTGCTCGCGCCGTTCGCCAGGACACATGCCGCGCTGGGCGCCTGGTTCGATCGCGCCACCCGCGGACAGGATCTCCTCGGCGCCATCCGCGATGCGCAGTTGCTGGCCCACCGTGCGCACAAGGCTGAATTGCCGGCGCTCGAACGGGCGCTGCACGACACGATGCTCGCGCATCATGCCGCGTTCGTGAGTGACTGGGTCGATCGCCCGTCGGATGTGGCCGAGTCGCTCGCCGCCGCGATCACTGAACTGCGGACCATGACGTCCCCCAAGGCAACCGGTGGCCTGCCCCTCGAGATCGAACGCAAGTTTCTGCTGCGTGAATGTCCACCCGTCGTGCGTGCGCTCCGGCCCACGCAGATCGATCAGGGATGGTTGCCGGGCAAGGCGCTCAAGGAACGTCTGCGCCGCCGCGTGGAGCCCGATGGCACGGTGTCGTGCTGGCGCACCATCAAACTCGGACCGGTGGAAGCGCGCATCGAAGTGGAGGAAGCCACCGCACCCGATCTCTTCGCGTCGTTGTGGCCACTCACGCGTCAGGCGCGGGTGCGCAAGGAGCGCTATACGATCGCCGAAGGTGTGCATCACTGGGAGATCGACGTGTTCCGCGATCGTCAGCTGGTGCTCGCGGAAATCGAGTTGCAGTCGATGGACGAAGCCTTCGACGTGCCGGGATGGCTGGCGCCCTACATCGTGCGCGACGTGACGGGCGAGACCGCGTACTTCAACTCCGAACTGGCCCGCCCCGAAGCATGA
- a CDS encoding ATP-binding protein — translation MRHTPALPQAPVQEMLDPSRMLRWVWLGRAVLACAILVAAVFVWNRAEASSTLIATLAFAGAILGTGLSMMYLGREGRAVGPVFYAGQCLLDLLLVTTVVHLTGGWSSQFAALYIPVIASGALLLSFRGGLAMAAAACVLYALDALWLRSNAAPYAGVLVQIGVFGVVAIGSAFVVQRLRQAGLGREALAAQLIEVQLEAADILRTIRSGILTIDGRGFLLYANPAASELLGVDLRGHTGHPVLPLLARISPRLAELLEQSARDQMRTTRAEGVIHRDGEEIEIGVTTTIADAVRRDGTTSATAIFQDISDSKRLQALHVRAERLQAVAELSASLAHEIRNPLASIRSATEQLAHRRSLRADADEDERILHGLIVREADRLSRLLADFLDFARARVARMETLDLGALAHTAAMLAASHPDRQPGVQVTVDAAPGLPRAHGDEDLLHRAVFNLVLNAIQALGEQGHVFVEVDRYHPASHGVSTTAITGELVAISVTDDGPGIPEELRDRLFEPFVTSKSGGSGLGLPVVHRAVEAHRGVVLVDPLPQGTRFSIVLPLSTASSSSSQIGVAA, via the coding sequence GTGCGCCATACGCCCGCCCTGCCGCAGGCACCGGTCCAGGAGATGCTCGACCCATCCCGCATGTTGCGGTGGGTCTGGCTGGGGCGTGCCGTGCTGGCCTGCGCCATTCTCGTGGCCGCCGTTTTTGTATGGAACCGGGCGGAGGCCAGCTCGACACTGATCGCGACGCTGGCTTTCGCGGGCGCGATTCTGGGTACGGGCCTGTCCATGATGTACCTCGGCCGCGAAGGACGGGCCGTGGGCCCGGTCTTCTACGCCGGGCAATGCCTGCTCGATCTGCTGCTGGTGACCACCGTGGTGCATCTCACGGGCGGTTGGAGTTCGCAGTTCGCGGCGCTCTATATCCCCGTGATCGCCAGTGGCGCGCTGCTGCTGTCGTTCCGTGGCGGACTGGCCATGGCGGCCGCTGCCTGCGTGCTGTACGCCCTCGATGCACTCTGGCTCCGGAGCAATGCGGCGCCCTACGCCGGCGTCCTCGTGCAGATCGGCGTGTTCGGGGTGGTGGCCATCGGTTCGGCGTTCGTGGTGCAGCGACTGCGGCAGGCCGGCCTGGGCCGCGAAGCGCTGGCGGCGCAGCTCATCGAGGTCCAGCTCGAAGCCGCCGACATTCTCCGCACCATCCGCTCCGGCATTCTCACCATCGACGGCCGGGGCTTCCTGCTGTACGCGAATCCGGCGGCCTCCGAACTGCTCGGGGTGGACCTTCGGGGACACACCGGGCATCCGGTGTTGCCACTGCTCGCGCGCATATCCCCGCGGCTGGCCGAACTGCTCGAGCAGAGCGCGCGTGACCAGATGCGCACCACCCGCGCCGAGGGCGTGATTCACCGCGACGGCGAAGAGATCGAGATCGGCGTGACCACCACCATCGCCGACGCCGTGCGCCGGGATGGCACGACCAGTGCCACGGCCATCTTCCAGGACATCTCCGACAGCAAACGTTTGCAGGCGCTGCACGTGCGCGCCGAACGTCTGCAGGCGGTCGCGGAACTCAGTGCGTCGCTGGCGCATGAAATCCGCAATCCGCTGGCGTCCATTCGCAGCGCCACCGAACAGCTCGCCCATCGACGTTCGTTGCGGGCCGATGCCGATGAGGACGAACGCATCCTGCATGGACTCATCGTGCGCGAGGCGGACCGGTTGAGCCGGTTGCTCGCCGATTTCCTCGATTTTGCGCGTGCCCGGGTGGCGCGGATGGAAACTCTCGATCTCGGCGCGCTCGCGCACACCGCGGCCATGCTGGCCGCTTCCCATCCCGATCGGCAACCCGGTGTGCAGGTGACTGTGGACGCGGCGCCCGGTCTTCCGCGCGCGCATGGCGACGAAGACCTGCTGCATCGCGCGGTGTTCAATCTCGTGCTCAATGCCATCCAGGCGCTCGGCGAGCAGGGCCACGTGTTCGTGGAAGTCGATCGTTACCATCCGGCGTCGCATGGCGTTTCCACGACCGCCATCACCGGCGAACTCGTCGCGATCAGCGTGACGGACGACGGGCCCGGTATCCCTGAAGAGCTGCGGGATCGGCTCTTCGAACCTTTCGTGACCAGCAAGAGCGGCGGCTCCGGACTCGGATTGCCCGTCGTGCATCGTGCGGTCGAAGCGCACCGCGGCGTGGTCCTGGTGGACCCGCTGCCGCAGGGGACGCGCTTCTCCATCGTACTGCCGCTCTCCACCGCCTCATCGAGTTCCAGCCAGATTGGAGTGGCCGCGTGA
- the arfB gene encoding alternative ribosome rescue aminoacyl-tRNA hydrolase ArfB — MAASDATDEGRLPIAPGVAIPLDELVIRAISGGGPGGQHVNKSATRVAVQWNVRTTRALREEQRTRVLEKLASRLDGEGTLRIVAGEFRSQQQNRRAALERLQQLLARALIVPRTRKATRPSRGAVQERLDEKRRRSRTKQQRRRDHDD, encoded by the coding sequence ATGGCCGCGTCGGACGCAACCGATGAAGGACGCCTGCCGATCGCGCCCGGCGTGGCGATTCCGCTGGACGAACTGGTCATCCGCGCCATTTCGGGCGGCGGCCCGGGCGGGCAGCACGTCAACAAGAGTGCCACCCGTGTGGCGGTGCAGTGGAACGTGCGCACTACGCGGGCGTTGCGCGAGGAACAGCGCACGCGTGTGCTCGAGAAACTGGCGTCGCGACTGGACGGGGAAGGCACGCTGCGCATCGTGGCCGGCGAATTCCGCAGTCAGCAGCAGAACCGCCGCGCGGCGCTGGAGCGGTTGCAGCAACTGCTGGCCCGCGCGCTCATCGTGCCGCGCACCCGCAAGGCCACGCGTCCGTCACGCGGTGCCGTTCAGGAGCGCCTGGACGAAAAACGTCGACGCTCCCGGACCAAGCAGCAGCGCCGACGCGATCATGACGATTGA